Sequence from the Methanosarcina siciliae T4/M genome:
GCGGGACACCCGTAATTGCAATAAACAGGGGTGCAATGCCTGAACTGATAATGGACGGCGAGACCGGATTTCTTGTAAACAAGATATCCGAAGCTGTAGAGGCTGTTGAAAAGGTTAACTCCATCTCCCGAAAGAAATGCAGGGAAAGCGTGGAAGAACGTTTCTCTGTTGACCGGATGGTAGAGGACTATATCAGGGTTTACGAAACAATTCTTAAAAAGCGAAAACGTGAAGCAAAAAGGCCCTGGGGCTTCTATGAAATCCTTGCCCAAAAACCCGGATATAAGGTCAAACGCATCACGGTCCTGCCTCAGGAACAAATCTCCCTTCAACGCCATGCCCATAGAAATGAACACTGGTATGTAGTCAGCGGCGAAGGCCGTGTAACCAAAAACAACAATCATATTAAAGTTCTTATAGGAGATACGGTCGACATACCCATAAACGAAGTGCACCGCGTAAAAAACACAGGCATTCAGAACCTGGTATTCATTGAGATCGCAGAGGGCGATTACCTGGGAGAAGACGACATAGAAAGGCTAGAAGATAAATACGGAAGAACCTGAACAGGCTTATCCGAATTTTTAGTTATCAACAACGGTAACTGTCTTCAGGCCGGGCATTCGGAGTTTTCATATGTTTTTTTGACCTGAGCTGCAACCTCTTTCCCCATCCTTTCGGAGACATTTTCCACAAAAAGGGTCATGTAATCAAATGGAACGCAGCCCAGGCTTTCTTCTCCTGACAAAATGAGCCTTATAAGGTATTCAAGTTCGTACATGGACAGCATCTTTATTCTTCTCAGGAAATCGGCTGCATCCTTTGAGTAGTGGTTTGCCAGGGGCGGAAGAATGGAACGATAGGGTACTCCCGAACCCGAGCAAAGAAGCCCTTCACACTCAGGAGCGAGCGTCTTTAAGATCCCAATATCTGTTTCTGAAAGTATTCTTGCCATGATGATCACCACAGTTAAGCAGATTCAGCGACGAATTCCTGAATATCGAGAATGGAATAAAGTATGTCTTCGTTATAATCTCCCGCAACTCTGCTGTTCATACCTCAACTACCTCTGAAAGGACATGTTTTCCTATCCTGGGTTTCAGAGAAGTTTTTGATACAAGATCGACCTTAATCCCAAGCCTATCCGATAATTCATTCTCAAGTCCGGCACACCCCAGCAATGTAATGGACCCATTGAATTCCACAAGGATGTCAAGGTCGCTAGATGGGCTCTGCTCTCCCCGGACATAAGAACCAAAAACTCCCATATATTTTATAGGGTATTTCTTCTTCAGTTCCGGAAGCATTTCCTGCAGTTTTTTAATATATATCAACTTCACGCTGGTCCTGCCGTTTCATAGTAATTTGGTTTTATGGCAGTTC
This genomic interval carries:
- a CDS encoding nucleotidyltransferase family protein, coding for MKLIYIKKLQEMLPELKKKYPIKYMGVFGSYVRGEQSPSSDLDILVEFNGSITLLGCAGLENELSDRLGIKVDLVSKTSLKPRIGKHVLSEVVEV